The window CGGCCGGCTGGTGGTCCACGAGCACCGTCTTGCCCACCGCCCCCAACCTGTCCAGCAGCCCCTTCAGCTCCTTGGTCTTCGGTACCTCGATGGGGAAGGCCTCGACCACGCGCAGCGCACCCTCTTTGACGCGCTGGGTGAGCGCGGAGCGCAGGGCCGCCGCCCGTGCCTTCTTGGGCATCGAGTACGAGTAGTCGCGGGGAACGGGTCCGAACACGGTGCCCCCGTGGCGCCAGAGGGGGGTCCGGATCTCGCCCACCCGGGCCCGGCCCGTGCCCTTCTGACGCCAGGGCTTGCGCCCGGAGCCCGAGACCAGGGCCCGGTTCTTCGTCATGTGGGTTCCGGCCCGCCCTCCCGCCCGGTACTGCTTCACCGCCTCGTAGATGAGGTGGGAGTTGACCTTCACCGCAAAGACCTGGGGGGAGAGCTTGACGTCACCCACCTTCTTGTTCTCGGCGTTCACGACCTCGATGGTGGAGTGGTCGGCAGGGGCCGTCTTGGGCGCGGCCGCCTCTGGAGCTCTGGCCTTCGTCTTCGCCTTCGCCTTGGCCGCCGGTTTTTGCTTTTTCTCGGCCATGGTTGCTATGCCTTCTTCTTGTGGATGACCAAGTAGCCGCCGCCTGCCCCCGGCACCGACCCGTTCAGGACCATGATGTTGTTCCCGGCGTCCACCCGAACCACGGTGAGGTTGCGTACCGTGACCCGGTCCGCGCCCATGTGCCCGCCCGCCCTCATCCCTTTCAGCACGCGGGAGGGGAAAGCGGAAGCCCCGATAGAACCGGGGGCACGGTGGAACATGGAGCCGTGGGTCGCGGCGCCGCCCCGGAAGTGGTGGCGCTTCACCACGCCCTGGAAGCCCTTCCCCTTGCTGAGCCCGGTCACGCTCACGCTGTCCCCGGGGGCGAAGAGCTCGACCGAGATTTTGTCTCCCACCTTGACCTCGGCCCCCTCCTCCACCGGGAACTCCTTGACCACCCGGCAGGGCGGGATCCCCGCCTTGTCAAAGTGGCCCTTCATGGCCTTGGTCACCTTCTTGACCTTGCGCCGCTCCACGAGCCCGACCTGGACACCGGAATAGCCGTCCTTGGCCTTGGACTTGCGCTGCACGACCACGCAGGGACCGGCCTCGATGACGGTGACGGGGATGGCGCGGCCATCCTCCGCGTACACCTGGGTCATGCCC of the Vicinamibacteria bacterium genome contains:
- the rplD gene encoding 50S ribosomal protein L4, with translation MAEKKQKPAAKAKAKTKARAPEAAAPKTAPADHSTIEVVNAENKKVGDVKLSPQVFAVKVNSHLIYEAVKQYRAGGRAGTHMTKNRALVSGSGRKPWRQKGTGRARVGEIRTPLWRHGGTVFGPVPRDYSYSMPKKARAAALRSALTQRVKEGALRVVEAFPIEVPKTKELKGLLDRLGAVGKTVLVDHQPADALVLSGRNIPGLKVVADTHLTAYDVLDCRHVLVSQEALDKLEERLTP
- the rplC gene encoding 50S ribosomal protein L3; the encoded protein is MSVQGIIGRKVGMTQVYAEDGRAIPVTVIEAGPCVVVQRKSKAKDGYSGVQVGLVERRKVKKVTKAMKGHFDKAGIPPCRVVKEFPVEEGAEVKVGDKISVELFAPGDSVSVTGLSKGKGFQGVVKRHHFRGGAATHGSMFHRAPGSIGASAFPSRVLKGMRAGGHMGADRVTVRNLTVVRVDAGNNIMVLNGSVPGAGGGYLVIHKKKA